A stretch of the Oxyura jamaicensis isolate SHBP4307 breed ruddy duck chromosome 4, BPBGC_Ojam_1.0, whole genome shotgun sequence genome encodes the following:
- the LOC118167250 gene encoding homeobox protein CDX-1-like — protein sequence MYVSYLLDKETSMYPGPARCSNNNLPVQNFASAPPYSDYMGYHHVPALDNHGQPAGTWGSHYGPQREDWNAYGPGPSSTVAAAQINGSSPGQVSYSSADYSSLHPAGSGGLPPVDTINAQQISPNSQRHSSYEWMRKTVQSTSTGKTRTREKYRVVYTDHQRLELEKEFHYNRYITIRRKSELAANLRLSERQVKIWFQNRRAKERKLMKKKMTHFDGSNLGSMQSDSGSVSPMPAPDQQTRSEMSSSLFPPPPPPPPLPMNGLQHSGNLQQVVASQ from the exons ATGTATGTGAGTTATCTTTTGGATAAAGAAACCAGCATGTATCCAGGACCTGCAAGGTGCAGCAACAACAACCTGCCAGTGCAAAACTTCGCATCTGCTCCCCCCTACTCAGACTACATGGGATATCACCATGTGCCAGCCCTGGACAACCACGGACAGCCTGCGGGAACCTGGGGATCCCACTATGGCCCACAGAGGGAGGACTGGAACGCTTATGGCCCAGGACCTTCCAGCACGGTGGCTGCTGCACAGATCAATGGCTCGTCTCCTGGGCAGGTCTCCTACAGCTCTGCTGATTACAGCTCCCTCCATCCTGCTGGATCCGGGGGGTTACCTCCTGTAGATACAATTAATGCACAGCAAATCTCTCCCAACAGCCAAAGGCACAGCTCTTATGAATGGATGAGGAAAACGGTGCAATCTACTTCTACAG gtaaaacaagaacaagagaGAAGTACCGAGTGGTTTACACTGATCATCAGAGATTAGAATTAGAGAAGGAATTTCATTACAACAGATACATTACAATCAGGAGGAAGTCTGAACTTGCTGCAAACCTAAGACTTTCCGAGAGACAG gtGAAAATCTGGTTCCAGAATCGCAgagccaaagaaagaaaattaatgaagaagaaaatgactcATTTTGACGGCAGCAATCTTGGCTCTATGCAGAGTGACTCTGGCTCAGTGAGCCCAATGCCAGCTCCTGACCAACAGACTCGTTCAGAAATGTCCAGTTCTTTATTtccacctccacctcctccacctccgCTTCCAATGAATGGCTTGCAGCACAGCGGGAACCTGCAGCAAGTAGTGGCCTCTCAGTAA
- the CDX4 gene encoding homeobox protein CDX-4: MYVSSLLDKENSMYPGPARANNNLPVQNFASAPPYSDYMGYHHVPALDNHGQPAGTWGSHYGPQREDWNAYGPGPSSTVAAAQINGSSPGQVSYSSADYSSLHPAGSGGLPPVDTINAQQISPNSQRHSSYEWMRKTVQTNTTGKTRTKEKYRVVYTDHQRLELEKEFHCNRYITIRRKSELAANLGLSERQVKIWFQNRRAKERKMIKKKISQFDGSGGSVQSDSGSLSPNEIPGSLFPPPHGINGLQSTDIHQVIVSE, from the exons ATGTACGTGAGCTCTCTCTTGGATAAAGAGAACAGCATGTATCCAGGACCTGCAAGGGCTAACAACAACCTGCCAGTGCAAAACTTCGCATCTGCTCCCCCCTACTCAGACTACATGGGATATCACCATGTGCCAGCCCTGGACAACCACGGACAGCCTGCGGGAACCTGGGGATCCCACTATGGCCCACAGAGGGAGGACTGGAACGCTTATGGCCCAGGACCTTCCAGCACGGTGGCTGCTGCACAGATCAATGGCTCGTCTCCTGGGCAGGTCTCCTACAGCTCTGCTGATTACAGCTCCCTCCATCCTGCTGGATCCGGGGGGTTACCTCCTGTAGATACAATTAATGCACAGCAAATCTCTCCCAACAGCCAAAGGCACAGCTCTTATGAATGGATGAGGAAAACAGTGCAAACCAACACTACTG gtaaaacaagaacaaaagaaaagtacCGAGTTGTTTACACAGACCACCAGAGACTAGAATTAGAGAAGGAATTTCACTGCAACAGATACATTACAATAAGGAGAAAGTCAGAACTTGCAGCAAACCTGGGACTATCTGAAAGACAG GTGAAAATCTGGTTCCAGAATCGCAgagccaaagaaagaaaaatgatcaaGAAGAAAATCTCTCAGTTTGATGGTAGCGGGGGCTCAGTTCAGAGCGACTCTGGTTCACTCAGCCCAAATGAAATACCTGGTTCCCTGTTCCCACCACCACATGGAATAAACGGATTACAGTCCACTGACATTCATCAGGTCATAGTTTCAGAATGA